The stretch of DNA TGTTTTCGTCCCAGTAGGGCACATCATGCAAACCGGCTTTAATCATTTGTTCCCCTATGAGTTCTTTTCCGTATCCGAAAGCAGGAGGGGGTGTGCCGGAATTATCGTTCATGTCCCACACCCTTTTAATTCTGAAGTTTTGCATAAGCGTATCGTAAAACATTGGGTGTGTATAGTCAAAACCCCAGTCCAAAACGGCGACAATAACATCTTTTCCATAAAAAGGTAAGGGTAAGTTTATACCTGAATAAACACTATCAGTATTAACGTCTTTCACAGCTTCGTGTAGAAAAGGCTGAATCATATTGCCGGCTTCGATATAGACAATTTCACTTATTTCAGAGAGTTTTGGAGTGTATTGCCAGGGCATCCGAAAACTAACGATATTGTTAAATACAGAGGTTATTCTTGCACCTTCTATTTTTTCTATTTTAGTTAGTGCATTTATATTTTCAAATTTTGCTAAATAGCCGGTGTACCAATCATTATTTTCCCATTGAAGCACATAAAGATTAATGATTTCTTCGGGTAAGTCTCCGTTTGTATCGAGATTGGTTTTTTCTAACTTTTCAAGGTCAAAAACCATGTTTTTAACTATAGGGGAAAAGTTCGACTGAGCATTTACTAAAGCAAGATTTAGTATGAGAAAAACGGGTATTAAAAGAATGTTTTTTTTGCTCATTGAAATAGGTTTGTGTGATTGTTATCCTTATGTATTAGAATTTATTTATCGCTAAGATACAGAATTCTGTAATGATTTATATAGAACAGACCTGAACTAATTGAAGTAAAAAAAATGCTTAAAACCGGTTGAAACTATTTATTTCTGACAGATTAAATAATAAAATAAAACGAGAAACTTAATTCCCGGCATTTCTAACAACAAAACTATATATTTCTTTGTTTAACTTTGCTGATAATAATTTCTTAAAAACGAATCATGCAAAAACGATACAAAGGCTTCATATTTTTCATCTGTGTAATGATTTTAAACTTCAATCCTGCTAATGGAGAAAACACTTTAATAGAAAAAAAAGATAAAATGAATTTGATTTATGTTTACGATGCTTTGTGTGGTTGGTGTTATGGATTTAGTCCGGTAATTACAAAAATTCATCAGAAATACAAAGCGGATTTTAGTTTTGAAGTAATTAGCGGAGGAATGGTAACAGGAGACCGGGTAGGTCCGATTGGTGAAGTCGCCCCATACATTTCAAATGCATATAAGGCTGTTGAAGATGCTGCCGGAGTTGAGTTTGGCAAAGCTTTTTTGGTAGATATTCTTGAGGAGGGCAGCACGAGATTTTCATCTTTTGAGCCGGCATTGGCTATGACAGTCTTTAAAGAAAAATTCCCGGAAAAAGCAGTTGAGTTTTCTGCAAGATTAAACAAAGCGATTTATTATGATGGAGTTCAACCGGCTGATTTAGAAAGTTATATTCCCATTGCGGCAGAATTAGGTTATAGAGAGAGGTCTTTTCGCAGAGCTTTGGAAGATGAGGAATATAAAACGAAAACCTATCTTGATTTTCAAAAATCCGGTTCTTTAGAGGTACGTGGTTTTCCTACGGTTTTTTTAGAGATAAATGGGGAAAGACACAGAGTTTCAGTAGGCTATGTTTCTTATGAGGAGCTTGAACAAAGAATTCAAAAAATTCTTACGGAAAAGTAGACTAAGCTAAATTTCTAAGTTATGGATATTCCAGATGAATACCCGGCCGTTTTGGGTGCTTGATTGTTATTTATTAGCGCTTAGACCCTTAGAAAGTGTATAATTTCATCTATAAGCATCAATTAAAAGCGTAAATATATAGCTATTTTATTTAATCTTTTTCCTTGATGAAAAGCAAAAAAGTCCCAAGAAGACCAAAGAGACCAAATTCCAAGATTTCAAAAATTCAAAGGCAGCAATTTTATTAGCCAGCTCATAAAAGGGAAAACCTAAAAAAATCTGTCATTACGAGCGCGACTACCGTAAGTATAGGGTTTTGTGCATGCACTCAAGTCGCGTGTGGTAATCTCCTGGTTAGAAAGAGCTGGAAATGGAAAAATTATGATGGAAAATGTTGTGAGAAGTCTCCCTATTAATGCGGAGATGCTTCCTGACGTCAGCATGACATGTAAGAGGAAGGCTTTT from Chitinophagaceae bacterium encodes:
- a CDS encoding DsbA family protein; translated protein: MQKRYKGFIFFICVMILNFNPANGENTLIEKKDKMNLIYVYDALCGWCYGFSPVITKIHQKYKADFSFEVISGGMVTGDRVGPIGEVAPYISNAYKAVEDAAGVEFGKAFLVDILEEGSTRFSSFEPALAMTVFKEKFPEKAVEFSARLNKAIYYDGVQPADLESYIPIAAELGYRERSFRRALEDEEYKTKTYLDFQKSGSLEVRGFPTVFLEINGERHRVSVGYVSYEELEQRIQKILTEK